Part of the Bacillus cabrialesii genome is shown below.
GTCCCTCCCTTCAAAAACTCTTTGGCTGCTTCATGCTGCGGATCGGAGAAAAATGCTTCAGTTTCAGCAATTTCCAGCAGCCGGCCATCTGCCATAAACCAAACGGTATCGGCTACTCGTTTTGCCTGCTCCATATTATGAGTCACCCACATGACCGTCCATTTTTTCTCCTGATGCTGATGTTTAATCAGCTCTTCAATCTCAAGAGCTGAAACCGGGTCCAAGGCCGACGTGATTTCGTCCAGCAGCAAAATAGAGGAAGGATTTGCGAGTGTTCTGGCCAGTGACAGCCTTTGCCGCTGTCCGCCAGATAAGTCTTTGGCGTTTCTGTCTAACAGCTCTTTCGGCAGCCCTGCAAGAGAAGCGAGCTCTTCAGGAGGGTACAGCTGGGATTGATGCAGCCTTTGTACAAGACTTAAATTGTCACGCACTGTCCCGTCGAGGACGGGGGCCGATTGAAACGCAAGGGCAGCCGTTCGCCTCAGTTCATTGATATTCCATTCTCGGACTTCCTTTCCATATATTTCAACTTCGCCGCTGTCAGGCGTTCTCATTAAATTGCACATGGACAGAAGGGTGCTTTTTCCTGAACCGGAAGGACCTAAAACGGCCACGATTGCGCCTCGGCGAATGTCTCCGCTGACATCCTGCAGTACATCATAGGTTTGTCCGTCTTGTTTATAGCTTTTTCTGACTGATCTGAAGGAGATGGCTGGTATGTTTTGTGTTTGATCGTTTGCTTCCATTACAATAATCACCTTTCAGTAAAGTAGGCTTACACTATATTTAACTATAACGTGTAACAAATGCTTTTTGGTAGCAAAAATAAAGGAGAACAGGCTTTCACCCATTCTCCGGCAGATGCTACGCGGTCAGATTTGACTGTGTTTTCTTTTTCGGTTTTCTCGGTTGTGATGCAAAGGTATGTAACACCATCCCCGCAATAATAATGAATAAACCGGCAAATGATAAAAGGGATGGGAAAACGCCTGACAGCAGAACAATTTCACCAAGCAGCGCGAAAATCACTTCACCGGATTGAGTGGCTTCAACGGCTGCGAGTTTTTGCGGGCTGTCTCTTACCATATCAGTGGCCCAGAAAAATAAAACGGTGGCAATGATCCCTGAGCTGACGGCCACGATAAAGGATTGAACAGTCTGTCCCGCTGTCGGAAGGCCGTCTGAACACCAGGCGTAACCTGCTAATATAAGCCAGAACGGAAGGCTTCCCAAGGTCATTCCCAGCACGCGCTGGAAGGTATCAAGCCGGCCTCCGTATTCTTC
Proteins encoded:
- a CDS encoding phosphate ABC transporter ATP-binding protein translates to MEANDQTQNIPAISFRSVRKSYKQDGQTYDVLQDVSGDIRRGAIVAVLGPSGSGKSTLLSMCNLMRTPDSGEVEIYGKEVREWNINELRRTAALAFQSAPVLDGTVRDNLSLVQRLHQSQLYPPEELASLAGLPKELLDRNAKDLSGGQRQRLSLARTLANPSSILLLDEITSALDPVSALEIEELIKHQHQEKKWTVMWVTHNMEQAKRVADTVWFMADGRLLEIAETEAFFSDPQHEAAKEFLKGGTR